One part of the Tachysurus fulvidraco isolate hzauxx_2018 unplaced genomic scaffold, HZAU_PFXX_2.0 HiC_scaffold_514_np12, whole genome shotgun sequence genome encodes these proteins:
- the LOC125140515 gene encoding 6-phosphofructo-2-kinase/fructose-2,6-bisphosphatase 4-like, which translates to MTSTQDITFTPGILPRELAQNPLHKIWMPCQNGLPETLIAQRRVCMTNCPTLIVTVGLPARGKTYISKKLTRYLNWTGVPTKEFNVGQYRRDCIKIYKNFEFFRSDNEEGLKIRKQCALAALNDVRQFLSVDGGHVAVFDGTNTTRERRKIILRFAEQNGYKVETSSTAVLNTN; encoded by the exons ATGACTTCCACCCAGGACATAACGTTTACCCCGGGAATTCTGCCCCGGGAGCTCGCGCAGAACCCACTGCATAAGATCTGGATGCCGTGTCAGAACGGACTTCCGGAAACGCTCATTGCTcagagaagag tttgCATGACAAACTGTCCTACCCTGATAGTGACTGTGGGGTTGCCAGCTAGAGGAAAAACCTACATTTCTAAAAAACTCACCCGATACCTTAACTGGACTGGTGTTCCAACTAAAG agtttaatGTTGGACAGTACCGGAGGGACTGTATAAAGATCTACAAGAACTTTGAGTTTTTCCGTTCTGATAATGAAGAGGGACTAAAGATCAGGAA aCAGTGTGCTCTGGCGGCTCTGAATGATGTGAGACAGTTCCTCAGTGTAGACGGAGGACATGTGGCT GTGTTTGATGGCACGAACACgacgagagagaggaggaaaatcATCCTGAGATTCGCTGAACAAAATGGCTACAAGGTAGAAACAAGTTCAACAGCTGTATTGAATACTAACTAG